The Gammaproteobacteria bacterium genome segment GATGATTTGACGCGTGTGGTGCTGATCGGTGCATTGTCCCAAAGCAAGGCCTGGCAGCAGGCTGGGCTGAGGCTGCGGATGGCGGTTAACGTATCGATGGACAATCTTAGCTCGGTGGCTTTTGTGGATTTCGTCGCAGATGCAGCCAATGCAGCGGGGGTGACACCGCAGGATATCGTTCTGGAAGTAACGGAAAGCCGGCTCATGCTGGACCAGCGCGCGCCGCTTGAGGTCCTGACCCGATTGCGCCTGAAACGCTTTCGCCTTTCAATCGATGATTTTGGCACGGGCCATTCTTCGTTTACCCAGTTACGCGACATTCCTTTTGATGAGCTCAAGATCGACAAAAGCTTTGTTCGCGGCGCATGGCATGATGACACCGCTCGCGCGATCTTTGACGCCAGCCTGAGTCTGGGCAAGCAACTCGGAATGGAAGTGGTCGCCGAAGGCGTGGAAGATCGCAATGACTGGGACATGGTGCGGCGTACGAAATGCGATATAGCCCAGGGGTATTTCATTGCAAAGCCAATGCCTGCCGGTGATTTGCCAGCCTGGATCGAGTCGTGGAACGAACGCATGCAACATTTACAGGCGGATTTATTATGAACGCTGAGCCCGCTGCACTCATCAAGCCAGCCGAAGCCCGAGCCATGATACTTGTTGTATCGGACATTCTTAGTGATGCGGCGTTGGTAAAAAAGCTGCTCACTCAGGAATTTGAACAGGTCTTCCTTTCCACCAATCCTGATCTGGCAGTGAAAGATTTTGAGAGCAACGCCCCGGACGTGCTGGTGCTCGCGTTCAATACTCTGGCAAAGGCCGAGCGCTATTACCTCGGGCTTTATCGTATAAGCGGCAATATTCATCTACAGCCGCATCGTACAGTCGTACTGTGCAACAAGGATGAAGTCAGTCAGGCTTATCAGGCGTGTCGAAAACAATACTTCGATGATTACATCCTGTTCTGGCCGATTACATACGATGCGCCACGCATACTGATGTCAGTGCATCATTCGCTACGCGATTTGACTGCAATCAGTGAAGGCGGCCCGTCGGCGGCAGAATTTGCCGCCCAGGCACGTCGCCTGACTGAGTTGGGACACATGCTGGATCAACATGTTGTGCAAGGCAGTCAGAGAATTGAAGGAGCCAGTCGCGCCATGGCACAGGCGGAGCAGGATATCGACGCGGCCTTGGATGGATTTTCCAACAAACTCGCGCAAGGCAATCTACCTGGCGTATCCAGAATCAGCGATATCTCCGGCCTGGAGCGGGAGATTAAACGGCTCAAGCAGGAGGAGGTCGGACAACGCTTTCGTAAAATCGCCGAATCTGTACAGCCCATGAAGCAATGGACCGACGATTTCAGGAAAGGGATTGAGCCTCACATTGAATCAGCGCGCACATTGAGTGCCATGGCAGACGCCATTCGGCCAATGATTTTAATAGTGGATGACGATGATTTTCAGAGCAATATCGTGAGCACACTGCTTGCCGCAGAGAATTATCGCCTGGTATTTGCCGGCGGCGGCGTTGAGGCATTGAATATCTTACGCAAGATGCAACCCGACTTGATCCTTATGGACATCATGATGCCGGATCTGGATGGTATAGAAACAACGCGTCGTCTCAAGGCCATGCCGCAATACACACATGTGCCGGTGATCATGTTAACGGGAAAAAACGAGGAAGCTGCCGTGCACGACAGCATAAAATCCGGCGCTGTCGATTACATCGTCAAGCCATTTGACCGTGACACGTTGTTGGGGAAGGTTGCCCATGCGTTGCACCCGTAGTGCCTTCTCCAGGCGGTATGGGCTTCGGGTAGTCAACTATGTGTGAGAGGACGCCATCAAGCAGAAGCTGATTATCAATAATGGGCGCGGTCATCGCGCCACATATCTGGCGCGATTTATTTATTGCGCCAGATAAAGTCATAATCAGGCCATGCCCTTACAAATTTCACCTCATGAACTGAGTGCTGTCACCGATGCCGTGTGCCCCATACACTATTTAACATAATATACATTATGCGTAGTCAATGATGGGGTGTCAGAGTATATACGGAGTTGGCTATCGAATGGCGCTTCTGGAATAGACCTACCTGGCCTATAGTGTTTCTGAAGGTCTTATCGTCGCTTCCGTGCCCAGGGCCTCAATAAGCGCACAGTGAATGTCGCCTCTATCCGCCACTTCGCATTGGGAAAGCAGGTCTAGCAAAGCGGCATGCATGGATTGAAGGTCTCGCAGGCGTTCTTCGATTTTCTCCACTTTCAACCGCGCCAATTGTTGCACCTCCTGGCAATGACCATCGCCAAGCTCCAGCAACTCGCCAATCTCTTTGAGGGTGAAACCGAGCTGCTGCGCGCGCCGGATAAAAAGCACGCGCGCGATATCGGCAACCGGATATTGTCGGAAACCTTGTGCGGGTTTCGGCGGTTCCTGGATCAAGCACAGGCGTTGATAGTAACGGATGGTCTCGATGTTGACGCCCGATCGGTCGGCCAGTTTGCCGATGGTAAGTGATTTTGCTGAATCCATGTTGTGTTTATAGCGCTATCCCGCGCAGCAGGACAGTTGTTTTACATCCTTGCTGAAGGTCTGGGCGCAGAGCTTCAATCCCTCCACCATGGTCAGGTACGGAAACAACTGTTCCGCCAGCTGGTGGATGGTCATGCGGTTGCGAAGCGCCAGCGCGGCGGTTTGGATGATTTCGCCACCTTCGGCGGCCAGCACCTGGCAGCCGACAATGCGGCCATTGGCCTGTTCCGCCACCAGTTTGATAAAGCCTCGGGTGTCCATGTTGGCCAATGCGCGCGGGACATTTTCCAGAACGAGGGTGCGGCTCTCCACGTCCAGTCCCTGCTCTTTCGCCTGCCGCTCCGTCAAACCCACCGTGGCCACCTGCGGGTGGGTGAACACCACCGCGGGCATGGCCGACAGGTCGAGGGCCACGTCGTCGCCGGTCATGTTGCGCGCGGCGCGGGTGCCCGCAGCGGCGG includes the following:
- a CDS encoding response regulator: MNAEPAALIKPAEARAMILVVSDILSDAALVKKLLTQEFEQVFLSTNPDLAVKDFESNAPDVLVLAFNTLAKAERYYLGLYRISGNIHLQPHRTVVLCNKDEVSQAYQACRKQYFDDYILFWPITYDAPRILMSVHHSLRDLTAISEGGPSAAEFAAQARRLTELGHMLDQHVVQGSQRIEGASRAMAQAEQDIDAALDGFSNKLAQGNLPGVSRISDISGLEREIKRLKQEEVGQRFRKIAESVQPMKQWTDDFRKGIEPHIESARTLSAMADAIRPMILIVDDDDFQSNIVSTLLAAENYRLVFAGGGVEALNILRKMQPDLILMDIMMPDLDGIETTRRLKAMPQYTHVPVIMLTGKNEEAAVHDSIKSGAVDYIVKPFDRDTLLGKVAHALHP
- a CDS encoding MerR family DNA-binding protein, translating into MDSAKSLTIGKLADRSGVNIETIRYYQRLCLIQEPPKPAQGFRQYPVADIARVLFIRRAQQLGFTLKEIGELLELGDGHCQEVQQLARLKVEKIEERLRDLQSMHAALLDLLSQCEVADRGDIHCALIEALGTEATIRPSETL